Proteins from a single region of Cystobacter fuscus DSM 2262:
- a CDS encoding LysR substrate-binding domain-containing protein, which translates to MFEFSQLRCFVAVAEELHFGRAATRLSMTQPPLSRQVQLLEHNLRTQLFERTSRTVKLTPAGRAFLPEARRLLSLAESAAFSARRVASGDAGTLTLGFTAASGYNYLPGLISAMRSRLPGVDLILKELVTSAQVDALMSKQLDVGLVRVPVEHPDFASRCVLREPLIAAIPRPHRLAEQPFVTLGDFERQPFIMYSPYEAQYLHNLVLSVFGRAGVAPRYVQNMSQIHSILALVRAEMGLALVPEAAAALNFEGVVFKAVEMESAKPVELFLAWNRTNDNPVLGAFLETVFAASGTTGPEARPAPRAD; encoded by the coding sequence ATGTTCGAGTTCAGCCAACTCCGTTGCTTCGTGGCCGTCGCCGAGGAGCTGCACTTCGGGCGCGCGGCCACACGGCTGAGCATGACCCAGCCGCCGCTGAGCCGGCAGGTGCAGTTGCTGGAGCACAACCTGCGGACGCAGCTCTTCGAGCGCACGAGCCGCACCGTCAAGCTGACGCCCGCGGGCCGCGCCTTCCTTCCGGAAGCACGCCGGCTGCTGAGCCTGGCCGAGAGCGCCGCGTTCAGCGCGCGGCGTGTGGCGAGTGGGGACGCGGGCACCCTCACCCTGGGCTTCACCGCGGCCTCGGGCTACAACTACCTGCCGGGCCTCATCTCCGCCATGCGCTCGCGCCTGCCCGGCGTGGACCTGATCCTCAAGGAGTTGGTGACGAGCGCGCAGGTGGATGCCCTGATGTCCAAGCAGCTCGACGTCGGCCTGGTGCGCGTGCCGGTGGAGCACCCGGACTTCGCGTCGCGCTGCGTGCTGCGCGAGCCCCTCATCGCCGCGATCCCGCGCCCCCATCGGCTCGCCGAGCAGCCGTTCGTGACCCTGGGGGACTTCGAGCGCCAGCCCTTCATCATGTACTCGCCGTACGAGGCGCAGTACCTCCACAACCTCGTGCTGTCGGTGTTCGGCAGGGCGGGCGTGGCACCCCGGTACGTGCAGAACATGAGTCAGATCCATTCCATCCTGGCGCTGGTGCGCGCGGAAATGGGCCTGGCGCTCGTGCCGGAGGCCGCGGCGGCCCTCAACTTCGAAGGGGTCGTCTTCAAGGCCGTGGAGATGGAGTCGGCGAAGCCCGTCGAGCTCTTCCTCGCGTGGAACCGCACCAACGACAACCCCGTACTCGGCGCCTTCCTGGAGACGGTGTTCGCCGCATCGGGTACGACGGGGCCGGAGGCCCGCCCCGCCCCGCGTGCCGACTGA
- the kdgD gene encoding 5-dehydro-4-deoxyglucarate dehydratase, protein MTQMTPVEMAKQLGKGLLSFPVTHFDATLAFDERAYRTNLASLSEYAVAGLFAAGGTGEFFSLTADEVNRVVKAAVEETRGRVPVIAPTGYGTAMAKDLARAAETAGADGLLLLPPYLTECDRDGIAAHVEAVCASTKLGVIFYSRANAVLDDVTLARLCERCPNLVGFKDGVGDIEVMTRIHQRIGDRLMYIGGLPTAETFALPYLEMGVTTYSSAIFNFLPRFALSFYDAVRARDLATVSAGLRDFVLPYIGIRNRKKGYAVSIVKAGMRAMGRPAGPVRPPLMDLTESEFGELKTLLAGRS, encoded by the coding sequence ATGACGCAGATGACTCCGGTGGAGATGGCAAAGCAGCTGGGTAAGGGGCTGCTGTCCTTCCCCGTCACGCACTTCGACGCGACGCTCGCCTTCGACGAGCGTGCCTATCGCACCAACCTGGCCTCGTTGAGCGAGTACGCCGTGGCGGGCCTGTTCGCGGCCGGCGGGACGGGAGAGTTCTTCTCCCTCACGGCGGACGAGGTGAACCGGGTCGTCAAGGCGGCGGTGGAGGAGACACGTGGCCGGGTCCCGGTGATCGCTCCGACCGGCTATGGCACCGCGATGGCGAAGGACCTCGCCCGCGCCGCCGAGACCGCGGGCGCGGACGGCCTGCTGCTGCTGCCTCCCTACCTCACCGAGTGCGACCGGGACGGCATCGCCGCGCACGTCGAGGCGGTGTGCGCCTCCACGAAGCTGGGCGTCATCTTCTACAGCCGCGCCAACGCCGTGCTGGATGACGTCACGCTCGCGCGCCTGTGCGAGCGCTGCCCCAACCTGGTCGGCTTCAAGGACGGGGTGGGTGACATCGAGGTGATGACGCGCATCCACCAGCGCATCGGCGACCGCCTCATGTACATCGGCGGACTGCCGACGGCGGAGACCTTCGCCCTGCCGTACCTGGAGATGGGCGTCACCACCTACTCCTCGGCGATCTTCAACTTCCTGCCGCGGTTCGCGCTCAGCTTCTACGATGCCGTCCGCGCGAGGGATCTCGCGACCGTGTCGGCGGGCTTGCGTGACTTCGTGCTCCCGTACATCGGAATTCGCAACCGCAAGAAGGGTTACGCGGTCTCCATCGTGAAGGCGGGCATGCGCGCCATGGGCCGTCCCGCCGGACCCGTGCGTCCTCCGCTGATGGACCTCACCGAGAGCGAGTTCGGTGAGCTCAAGACCCTCCTGGCCGGGCGTTCCTGA
- a CDS encoding aldehyde dehydrogenase (NADP(+)), which translates to MATHSEALTGEMFIGAARVRGTAGTFRGHDPARGAWLEPAYGGGTPAEVERACQLAWEAFDAFRDTDLETRARLLETAAQRILDLGDALIERACAESGLPRGRIEGERGRTVGQLRLFAGVVRGGEWLEARIDPALPQRQPAPRADLRQRHIAVGPVAVFGASNFPLAFSVAGGDTASALAAGCPVVVKGHNAHPGTSELVGRALRQAVADCGLPEGVFSLLFGTGNEVGTALVADPRIKSVGFTGSRRGGMALMKVAAARAEPIPVFAEMSSINPVYLLPSALAARGADIGRKFVASLTLGAGQFCTNPGLVIAAEGPGLDAFLEASAAALSDSPCATMLTPGIHAAYDEGVERLTAHPRVKGIARGVATNGPNQARAALFTTDAGSLLNDPVLQEEVFGSSSLVVRCESVEAMRAATERLEGQLTATLQMDEADIPVARQLLPVLERKAGRILVNGFPTGVEVCHAMVHGGPFPATSDPRATSVGSLAIRRFLRPVCYQDLPQALLPEALRDGNPLELWRRVDGQLVPPSEPRR; encoded by the coding sequence ATGGCGACCCATTCCGAGGCTCTCACGGGAGAGATGTTCATTGGCGCGGCGCGAGTGCGCGGCACGGCGGGGACGTTCCGCGGACACGACCCGGCGCGTGGCGCATGGCTCGAGCCGGCCTACGGCGGCGGCACTCCGGCCGAGGTGGAGCGGGCCTGTCAGCTCGCGTGGGAGGCGTTCGACGCGTTCCGCGACACCGACCTCGAGACGCGCGCCCGCCTGCTCGAGACGGCGGCCCAGCGCATTCTCGACCTGGGCGACGCGCTGATCGAGCGAGCCTGCGCGGAGTCGGGACTGCCGCGCGGGCGCATCGAGGGTGAGCGGGGTCGCACGGTCGGCCAGCTGCGGCTCTTCGCGGGGGTCGTGCGCGGAGGCGAGTGGCTCGAGGCGCGGATCGATCCCGCCCTGCCGCAGCGCCAACCCGCGCCCCGTGCCGACCTGCGCCAGCGTCACATCGCCGTGGGGCCGGTGGCGGTGTTCGGCGCGAGCAACTTCCCGCTGGCCTTCTCGGTGGCGGGGGGTGACACCGCGTCCGCGCTCGCGGCGGGCTGTCCCGTCGTGGTGAAGGGGCACAACGCCCACCCGGGCACCTCGGAGCTCGTCGGGCGCGCGCTGCGCCAGGCGGTGGCCGACTGTGGCCTCCCCGAGGGCGTCTTCTCGCTCCTCTTCGGCACGGGCAACGAGGTGGGCACCGCGCTCGTGGCGGACCCGCGCATCAAATCGGTGGGCTTCACCGGCTCGCGACGCGGGGGCATGGCGCTGATGAAGGTCGCCGCCGCTCGCGCCGAGCCCATCCCCGTCTTCGCCGAGATGAGCAGCATCAACCCGGTGTACCTGTTGCCATCCGCCCTGGCGGCGCGCGGAGCGGACATCGGGCGGAAGTTCGTGGCCTCACTCACGTTGGGCGCGGGGCAGTTCTGCACCAACCCGGGTCTGGTGATCGCGGCCGAGGGCCCTGGCCTCGACGCCTTCCTCGAGGCCTCCGCCGCCGCGCTGAGTGACAGTCCATGTGCGACGATGCTCACGCCCGGCATCCACGCGGCGTACGACGAGGGCGTGGAGCGCCTGACGGCTCATCCCCGGGTGAAGGGGATCGCGCGCGGAGTGGCCACGAACGGACCGAACCAGGCCCGCGCCGCCCTCTTCACGACCGATGCGGGCAGCTTGCTGAACGATCCCGTGCTGCAGGAGGAGGTGTTCGGTTCCTCCTCGCTGGTGGTGCGCTGCGAGAGCGTGGAGGCGATGCGCGCCGCGACCGAGCGCCTGGAGGGGCAGCTCACCGCGACGCTCCAGATGGACGAGGCCGACATTCCCGTGGCGCGCCAGCTCCTGCCCGTCCTCGAGCGCAAGGCGGGGCGCATCCTCGTCAACGGCTTCCCCACGGGCGTCGAGGTGTGCCACGCCATGGTGCACGGGGGCCCCTTCCCGGCCACGTCCGACCCGCGTGCCACCTCGGTCGGCTCGCTCGCCATCCGGCGCTTCCTGCGTCCCGTCTGCTACCAGGACCTGCCGCAGGCCCTGCTGCCCGAGGCGCTGCGCGATGGCAACCCGCTCGAGCTGTGGCGGCGGGTGGACGGGCAGCTCGTTCCGCCCTCCGAGCCGCGCCGCTGA
- a CDS encoding MFS transporter, giving the protein MEEVSAVDTAGERTRTRVRYFVLFMVFIVTTLNFADRATLSITSSTMQKELGLDPVQMGYLFSAFAWAYVAGQLPGGWLLDRFGTKRVYAWSIALWSFFTLLAGLVGALPAAAVVGAFFLCRLMVGLAESPAFPGNSRLVAAWFPTAERGTASAIFNSAQYFAAVLFTPLMAYLTHAHGWRSVYFVMGGLGLALAVLWLYAIHEPRSHPRISRAELEYIERGGGLVSLEQQAAAKAPLQRGAIKQLLANRMMMGIYVAQYCINTLTYFFLTWFPVYLVQERGMSILKAGFVSSLPAVAGFIGGVLGGVISDGLIRRGHSLTFARKTPIVLGMLMSTSMVVCNYVDSQWLVVAIMSLAFFGKGVGALGWAVMSDTSPKQIAGLSGGVFNTFGNMAGITTPIIIGYILKQSGSFAAALVFVGANALLAIVCYLLIVGEIRRLELKQA; this is encoded by the coding sequence ATGGAAGAGGTATCCGCCGTGGACACCGCGGGAGAACGGACGCGCACCCGTGTGCGCTACTTCGTTCTGTTCATGGTGTTCATCGTCACCACGCTGAACTTCGCGGATCGCGCGACCCTCTCCATCACCAGCTCGACGATGCAGAAGGAGCTGGGGTTGGATCCGGTGCAGATGGGCTACCTGTTCTCCGCGTTCGCCTGGGCGTACGTGGCGGGACAGCTCCCGGGCGGCTGGCTGCTCGATCGCTTCGGCACCAAGCGCGTCTACGCGTGGAGCATCGCCCTCTGGTCGTTCTTCACGCTGCTGGCGGGGCTGGTGGGCGCGCTGCCCGCCGCCGCCGTGGTGGGTGCGTTCTTCCTCTGCCGGCTGATGGTCGGCCTCGCCGAGTCACCGGCGTTCCCGGGCAACAGCCGTCTCGTGGCGGCCTGGTTCCCCACCGCCGAGCGCGGCACGGCGTCCGCTATCTTCAACTCGGCGCAGTACTTCGCGGCCGTGCTCTTCACGCCCCTCATGGCGTACCTCACCCATGCCCACGGCTGGCGGAGCGTCTATTTCGTGATGGGTGGTCTGGGCCTCGCGCTGGCGGTGCTGTGGCTGTACGCCATTCACGAGCCCAGGTCCCACCCGCGCATCAGCCGCGCGGAGCTCGAGTACATCGAGCGCGGCGGTGGGCTCGTGAGTCTCGAACAGCAGGCGGCGGCCAAGGCGCCACTCCAGCGGGGGGCCATCAAACAGTTGCTCGCCAACCGCATGATGATGGGCATCTACGTGGCCCAGTACTGCATCAACACGCTGACCTATTTCTTCCTCACCTGGTTCCCGGTGTACCTGGTGCAGGAGCGCGGGATGTCCATCCTCAAGGCGGGCTTCGTCTCGTCGCTGCCGGCGGTGGCGGGGTTCATCGGTGGCGTGTTGGGTGGCGTGATCTCCGACGGACTGATTCGCCGCGGCCACTCGCTCACCTTCGCGCGCAAGACGCCCATCGTGCTCGGGATGCTGATGTCCACGAGCATGGTGGTGTGCAACTACGTGGACTCGCAGTGGCTGGTCGTCGCGATCATGTCCCTCGCCTTCTTCGGCAAGGGCGTGGGCGCGCTGGGCTGGGCGGTGATGTCGGACACCTCGCCCAAGCAGATCGCCGGCCTGAGCGGCGGCGTCTTCAACACCTTTGGCAACATGGCGGGCATCACCACGCCCATCATCATCGGTTATATCTTGAAGCAAAGCGGCTCCTTCGCCGCCGCGCTCGTGTTCGTGGGCGCCAACGCCTTGCTCGCCATCGTCTGTTACCTGCTGATCGTCGGTGAGATCCGGCGCCTGGAGTTGAAGCAGGCGTAG
- the gudD gene encoding glucarate dehydratase yields MTMQLMGGRHEAPTVTKVRVVPVAGHDGMLLNLSGAHAPFFTRNVVVLEDSAGHTGVGEVPGGEAIRQTLEEAIPLVRGQRLGNYRNVLHAVRQRFAHRDDGGRGLQTFDLRVTIHAVAALECALLDLLGQFLEVPVAALLGDGQQRERVDVLGYLFFVGDRKRTDLPYRSEPDAKDDWLRLRHEEALTPEAVVRLAEAAYARYGFRDFKLKGGVLRGEEEMAAVTALARRFPDARITLDPNGCWSLEEAVRLCRGRGDVLAYAEDPCGPERGYSGREVMAEFRRQTRLPTATNMIATDWREMGHAIQLGSVDIPLADPHFWTMQGSVRVAQMCNEWGLTWGSHSNNHFDISLAMFTHVAAAAPGRITAIDTHWIWQDGQRLTREPLRISGGQLTVPDRPGLGVELDPDQLEQAHALYRAQALGARNDAAAMQYLVPGWKFDPKRPCLMR; encoded by the coding sequence ATGACGATGCAACTGATGGGGGGACGCCACGAGGCGCCCACGGTGACGAAGGTTCGTGTCGTCCCGGTGGCGGGGCACGACGGCATGCTCCTGAACCTGAGCGGGGCCCATGCTCCCTTCTTCACCCGCAACGTGGTGGTCCTCGAGGACAGCGCGGGCCACACGGGCGTGGGGGAGGTGCCCGGCGGCGAGGCCATCCGCCAGACGCTCGAGGAGGCCATTCCGCTCGTGCGCGGGCAGCGCCTGGGCAATTATCGCAACGTCCTCCACGCGGTGCGCCAGCGCTTCGCCCATCGCGACGACGGTGGGCGCGGGCTGCAGACCTTCGACCTGCGGGTGACGATCCACGCCGTGGCGGCACTCGAGTGCGCGCTGCTCGACCTGCTGGGCCAGTTCCTCGAGGTGCCCGTGGCGGCGCTGCTCGGCGATGGGCAACAGCGCGAGCGCGTCGACGTGCTCGGCTATCTCTTCTTCGTGGGCGACCGGAAGCGGACGGATCTTCCCTACCGCTCCGAGCCAGACGCGAAGGATGACTGGTTGCGGTTGCGCCACGAGGAGGCGCTGACGCCCGAGGCCGTGGTGCGGCTCGCCGAGGCCGCGTACGCGCGCTACGGCTTCCGGGACTTCAAGCTCAAGGGCGGCGTGCTGCGGGGCGAGGAGGAGATGGCGGCGGTGACGGCGCTCGCCAGGCGCTTTCCGGACGCGCGCATCACCCTGGACCCCAACGGCTGTTGGTCGCTGGAGGAGGCGGTGCGGCTGTGCCGCGGCCGCGGAGACGTGCTCGCCTATGCCGAGGATCCCTGCGGCCCGGAGCGGGGCTACTCGGGTCGCGAGGTCATGGCGGAGTTCCGCCGACAGACGCGCCTGCCGACGGCGACGAACATGATCGCCACCGACTGGCGCGAGATGGGGCACGCCATCCAGCTGGGCTCGGTGGACATCCCGTTGGCCGACCCGCACTTCTGGACGATGCAGGGGTCGGTGCGCGTCGCGCAGATGTGTAACGAGTGGGGGTTGACCTGGGGCTCGCACTCCAACAACCACTTCGACATCTCGCTGGCGATGTTCACCCACGTGGCCGCGGCGGCGCCCGGGCGCATCACCGCCATCGACACGCACTGGATCTGGCAGGACGGTCAGCGCCTGACGCGCGAGCCGCTGCGCATCTCCGGCGGGCAGTTGACGGTCCCGGATCGCCCCGGGCTGGGCGTGGAGCTGGATCCGGACCAGCTCGAGCAGGCCCACGCCCTCTACCGCGCCCAGGCGTTGGGGGCGCGCAACGACGCGGCCGCCATGCAGTACCTGGTGCCGGGGTGGAAGTTCGACCCCAAGCGCCCCTGCCTCATGCGCTGA
- the garD gene encoding galactarate dehydratase, which translates to MSDRAEPLQTQPLTIRMHADDNVAIVANDGGLPAGAVLPNGLVLKDRVPQGHKVALVDLPRGQPVLRYGVPIGYALEDIASGRWVNERLLDMPGARGLEDLPIATAKAAPLPPLEGHTFEGYRNPDGSVGTRNILAITQTVQCVAGVTEFAVQRIKAELLPRFPNVDDVVALEHGYGCGVAIDVPDAIVPIRTLRNISLNPNFGGEVMMVSLGCEKLQPERLMPPGSLPVVGQEGGKPSVVCLQDDSHTGFMSMVESIMRQAETHLKRLNARRRETVPASELVVGVQCGGSDAFSGVTANPAVGFCTDLLVRAGASVMFSEVTEVRDGIAQLTARATTPEVAQAMIREMAWYDAYLKRGGADRSANTTPGNKKGGLSNIVEKAMGSIVKSGSAPISGVLSPGEKLKTRGLTYAATPASDFICGTLQLAAGMNLHVFTTGRGTPYGLAAVPVIKVATRSDLARRWHDLMDVNAGTIADGSASIEEVGWELFRFMLDVASGRKKTWAEQWKLHNALVLFNPAPVT; encoded by the coding sequence ATGTCCGATCGTGCGGAGCCCCTGCAGACGCAACCCCTCACCATCCGCATGCACGCTGATGACAACGTCGCCATCGTCGCCAACGATGGCGGGTTGCCGGCGGGAGCGGTGCTGCCCAATGGGCTCGTGCTCAAGGACCGCGTGCCGCAGGGGCACAAGGTCGCGCTGGTGGATCTGCCCCGAGGCCAGCCGGTCCTGCGCTACGGGGTGCCGATCGGCTACGCCCTGGAGGACATCGCGTCCGGACGCTGGGTGAACGAGCGCCTGCTCGACATGCCGGGGGCGCGGGGGCTGGAGGACCTCCCCATCGCCACCGCGAAGGCCGCGCCCCTCCCGCCGCTGGAGGGCCACACGTTCGAGGGCTACCGCAACCCGGATGGCTCCGTGGGCACGCGCAACATCCTGGCGATCACCCAGACGGTTCAATGCGTGGCGGGCGTCACGGAGTTCGCCGTCCAGCGCATCAAGGCCGAGCTGCTGCCCCGCTTCCCGAACGTGGACGATGTCGTGGCCCTGGAGCATGGCTATGGCTGTGGCGTGGCCATCGACGTGCCCGATGCGATCGTGCCCATCCGCACCTTGCGCAACATCAGCCTCAACCCGAACTTCGGCGGCGAGGTGATGATGGTGAGCCTGGGTTGCGAGAAGCTTCAGCCCGAGCGCCTGATGCCACCCGGCTCGCTCCCGGTCGTCGGACAGGAGGGCGGGAAGCCGAGCGTGGTCTGCCTGCAGGACGACAGCCACACCGGCTTCATGTCGATGGTGGAGTCCATCATGCGGCAGGCCGAGACCCATCTGAAGCGCCTGAACGCGCGAAGACGCGAGACCGTGCCGGCCAGCGAACTGGTGGTGGGTGTGCAGTGCGGCGGTAGTGATGCGTTCTCGGGGGTGACGGCCAACCCGGCGGTCGGCTTCTGCACCGACCTGCTGGTGCGCGCTGGCGCCAGCGTGATGTTCTCGGAAGTGACCGAGGTGCGTGATGGCATCGCCCAACTGACCGCACGCGCCACCACCCCGGAGGTGGCACAGGCCATGATCCGGGAAATGGCGTGGTACGACGCCTACCTCAAGCGCGGCGGTGCCGACCGGAGCGCCAACACCACGCCGGGCAACAAGAAGGGCGGCCTGTCCAACATCGTCGAGAAGGCGATGGGCTCCATCGTCAAGTCCGGCTCGGCGCCGATCTCCGGCGTGCTGTCGCCCGGAGAGAAGCTCAAGACGAGAGGCCTCACGTACGCGGCCACTCCCGCGAGCGATTTCATCTGCGGCACGCTGCAACTGGCCGCGGGCATGAACCTGCATGTCTTCACCACCGGTCGTGGCACGCCCTACGGCCTGGCCGCGGTCCCGGTGATCAAGGTCGCCACGCGCAGCGATCTGGCGCGGCGCTGGCATGACTTGATGGACGTGAACGCCGGGACCATCGCGGATGGCTCCGCCAGCATCGAGGAGGTGGGATGGGAACTCTTCCGCTTCATGCTGGACGTGGCCAGCGGCCGCAAGAAGACGTGGGCGGAGCAGTGGAAGCTGCACAACGCCCTGGTGCTGTTCAATCCCGCTCCCGTGACGTGA
- a CDS encoding phosphoenolpyruvate synthase: MSVDPFPTPSIVRAMEPDPFILPFERISAVDLPHVGGKGANLGELARAGFPVPPGFCVTTAAFDAFLAGVGETQALYAALESLDGREVEAARRVAEATRAALGQAPLPPAVADAVLAAWRTLGTEAAWAVRSSATAEDLPDASFAGQQDTFLNIRGAEALIDAVRRCWVSLFTDRAVLYRARNGFGHRGVKLSVVVQRMVMPEVSGILFTADPLTGRRGTVSIDAGFGLGEALVSGLINADLYKVDKATGEFLSVQVGDKALAIRPRPEGGTWEEPLPEATRRARALDDATARELAALGARIEAHYGEPQDIEWCIESGRIYVVQARPITSLYPLPTPTQEDGLHIYLSFGHFQMMTDPMPPLALQVWRLTVPFGRTSSGTEDAPHETRSLALAGSRIFVDATPMLRHPFLRRRVLGIARHVYEDLGRGMEALASQPAFQRGASSGRATMRGVGRIALPLLARMLHRLLVADPASLLSRVETFSESLLAEMRARLTAAAPGGARLREARRVLSELMSRVLALPPNILAGVVAKGLLGQAIQRGLLGGTQEDLSALERGLPGNVTTEMDLAVGDLTDLVRPHPALTAVLRDRPAPEALAAARELEGGPAFLAAWRAFLERYGMRGPGEVDLSRPRYEDEPSLLLATIVGGAGPAGANRSAGEHRAHHAALAARAEAAGERLIAASRRGLTGGLRARLARRWVRLARAGMGLREHPKFLIVRVLELVRDAVLEAGTLLVQRGTLATADEVFLFRFEELIAALEAERAPDLRPLAEERRATLRRDAKRAPPFVMSSEGEIPVLAVREDLPPGALSGTAASAGVVEGRARVVLDPAREVLHAGEILVAPHTDPGWTPLFVHASGLVTEVGGLMTHGSVVAREYGIPAVVSVAGATRRIHTGQRIRVDGTRGLVEFLDTPATDLTSRERD; this comes from the coding sequence ATGAGCGTGGACCCCTTCCCCACTCCGTCCATCGTCCGCGCCATGGAGCCGGACCCCTTCATCCTCCCGTTCGAGCGCATCTCCGCGGTGGACCTGCCCCACGTGGGCGGCAAGGGGGCCAACCTGGGCGAGCTGGCCCGCGCCGGGTTCCCCGTGCCTCCCGGCTTCTGTGTCACCACGGCCGCCTTCGATGCGTTCCTCGCCGGCGTCGGGGAGACCCAGGCGCTGTACGCGGCGCTGGAGTCATTGGATGGACGGGAGGTGGAAGCGGCGCGTCGCGTCGCCGAGGCCACCCGCGCGGCGCTCGGCCAGGCACCCCTTCCCCCGGCCGTGGCCGACGCCGTGCTCGCCGCCTGGCGGACCCTGGGGACGGAGGCCGCGTGGGCGGTGCGCTCCAGCGCCACGGCGGAGGATCTGCCGGACGCCAGCTTCGCGGGCCAGCAGGACACCTTCCTCAATATCCGCGGGGCCGAGGCCCTGATCGACGCGGTCCGGCGCTGCTGGGTGTCGCTGTTCACGGATCGCGCGGTGCTCTACCGGGCTCGGAATGGCTTTGGCCATCGCGGGGTGAAGCTGAGCGTGGTGGTGCAACGCATGGTGATGCCCGAGGTGTCCGGCATCCTCTTCACCGCGGATCCCCTCACCGGGCGGCGGGGCACCGTGTCCATCGACGCGGGCTTCGGACTGGGCGAGGCGCTGGTCAGCGGGCTCATCAACGCCGACCTGTACAAGGTGGACAAGGCGACGGGAGAGTTCCTGAGCGTCCAGGTGGGAGACAAGGCCCTGGCCATCCGCCCCAGGCCCGAGGGCGGAACCTGGGAGGAACCCCTGCCGGAAGCCACCCGCCGCGCCCGGGCCCTGGATGACGCGACCGCGCGGGAGCTGGCCGCGCTGGGCGCGCGCATCGAAGCGCACTACGGCGAGCCACAGGACATCGAGTGGTGCATCGAGTCCGGGCGCATCTACGTGGTGCAGGCCCGCCCCATCACGAGTCTGTACCCACTGCCCACGCCCACTCAGGAGGATGGCCTTCACATCTACCTCAGCTTCGGCCACTTCCAGATGATGACGGACCCCATGCCACCGCTCGCGCTCCAGGTGTGGCGGTTGACGGTTCCGTTCGGCAGGACGTCGTCGGGCACGGAGGACGCGCCCCACGAGACACGGAGCCTCGCCCTCGCGGGCAGCCGGATCTTCGTGGACGCGACGCCCATGCTGCGCCATCCCTTCCTGCGACGGCGGGTTCTGGGAATCGCCCGTCACGTCTACGAGGACCTGGGCCGGGGCATGGAAGCGTTGGCCAGCCAGCCGGCCTTCCAGCGCGGCGCGAGCAGCGGCCGGGCCACGATGAGGGGCGTTGGCCGCATTGCCCTTCCCCTGCTCGCCCGGATGCTGCACCGGTTGCTCGTCGCGGATCCCGCCTCACTCCTCTCCCGGGTGGAGACGTTCAGCGAGTCGCTGCTCGCCGAGATGAGGGCCCGGCTCACGGCGGCGGCCCCGGGCGGGGCACGGTTGCGCGAGGCGCGACGTGTGCTCTCGGAGCTCATGAGCCGCGTCCTCGCCCTGCCCCCGAACATACTCGCGGGCGTGGTGGCCAAGGGGCTGCTGGGCCAGGCAATCCAGCGGGGACTGCTCGGCGGGACCCAGGAGGATCTCTCCGCGCTGGAGCGGGGCCTGCCCGGCAACGTCACCACCGAGATGGACCTGGCCGTGGGAGATCTGACGGATCTCGTCCGCCCCCATCCGGCCCTGACCGCGGTGCTTCGCGACCGTCCCGCCCCCGAGGCCCTGGCCGCGGCGCGGGAACTCGAGGGCGGGCCGGCCTTCCTCGCGGCATGGCGAGCCTTCCTCGAGCGCTATGGCATGCGGGGGCCCGGAGAGGTGGACCTGTCGCGGCCTCGTTACGAGGATGAACCCTCGCTCCTGCTCGCGACCATCGTGGGAGGAGCCGGGCCGGCGGGGGCGAACCGATCCGCGGGCGAGCACCGGGCCCACCACGCGGCGCTTGCCGCCAGGGCCGAAGCCGCGGGCGAGCGCCTCATCGCCGCTTCCCGACGCGGTCTGACCGGAGGACTGCGTGCCCGGCTGGCTCGCCGGTGGGTGCGCCTGGCCCGCGCGGGCATGGGACTGCGGGAACACCCCAAGTTCCTGATCGTCCGCGTGCTGGAACTCGTGCGCGACGCGGTGCTCGAGGCCGGGACCCTCCTGGTCCAGCGCGGAACACTCGCGACGGCGGACGAGGTGTTCCTGTTCCGTTTCGAGGAACTGATCGCGGCGCTCGAGGCCGAGCGGGCGCCGGATCTGCGGCCCCTCGCCGAGGAGCGGCGGGCCACGCTCAGGCGCGACGCGAAACGCGCGCCTCCCTTCGTGATGTCGAGTGAGGGAGAGATCCCCGTGCTGGCGGTCCGGGAGGATCTGCCACCGGGAGCCCTGTCCGGGACGGCGGCGTCGGCGGGCGTGGTGGAGGGGCGTGCGCGCGTGGTGCTCGACCCGGCGCGCGAGGTGCTTCACGCGGGAGAGATCCTCGTGGCGCCGCATACCGATCCGGGCTGGACGCCGCTGTTCGTGCACGCGTCCGGACTGGTGACCGAGGTGGGCGGGCTCATGACGCACGGCTCGGTGGTGGCGCGCGAGTACGGCATTCCGGCGGTCGTCAGCGTGGCGGGCGCCACGCGGCGCATCCACACGGGTCAGCGCATCCGCGTGGACGGCACCCGGGGCCTCGTGGAGTTCCTGGACACCCCAGCCACGGACCTCACGTCACGGGAGCGGGATTGA